GCCCTGAGCCCCATCTTGCCCACAGCCGGTCTACAAAGCCGacctgctgccctgcagccctgctgggtCGGAGGGCAGTGAGCAGGTGCTGCCGAAGACCAGGCTCTACAGTGAGATGGTGACCAAGAGCTACATCCGATTCCGGGACACAGACCTGGTAGGAGAGGACAGGGGGCAGGCCCGGGGCTGGGTGGTCCTGACCATGAGTGGGACccatggcagcagggctggggcctcTGGTGTTGTGGCTGGGTAGTGGGAGCTGCAGGACAAGGAGACACTGCTTTGACGTGGCAGCCCCTCACCTCCGGTGGAGTCCAGGCTGGCTGTCCTGAGAGCACAGGGATGGGCTGCCCGGCCTCCATGAAGCCTGGGCCTGGCTGCCTTGCCAGCCTGGGCTGGGGTCCCCCAGGCAGGGAGCCCCTGGTTCCCTGGGTGCAGGGTGGTGGGGGGCATGGCTGTGGGCGtcagccccaggcagagcagtGTGCTCAGTGTCCTGGCTGTGGCAGCAGTCTGGAGTGCCCAGCCCTGGGAAGCAGCCTGGGGCGTCCCAGCCTGCCTGGACCTCTGCTGCCTGGTGTGCCAGGCTGTGTTTGGAGGTGTTGGCCTGGGGCACCAGTGCCATGCTTCTCCCCTAGAGAGAGGGAGCGAGTCTGTGGGTCAGAGCTGCTGGGAAGGCACCAGGGAGGTGGGCTGGGGTCTGCCGTGCTCTGGCCGCCCTACCCAGGCCCTCCCTGGGGTTTGGCTCCTGCTGCCCTTTGCCATGGCTGTTTGGCGGGTGACCCTGCGGGCGACCCGTGTCCCCTGGCCAAACAGCACCTGCCCCCGCTGTGATCCTGGTGCCGTCAGGGCTGCTGTGAATGCAGTGCTCCTGCCCCGGGCATGCAGCCCACCGCAGTGCCACCACTTCACAGCGCAGCTTTAAGAACTTCCCCAGCCGGGAGCCCATGCGCAGGATGCACACGCAGGAGGTGAAGGCAGAGCTAAGCCTCGACCGCCTGCAGCTGGAGTCCCTGCACAAGGTGAGAGGGCTGTGCTGAGCCTGCAGCCCCGCATGCAGCGCaggagggtgcaggcaggaggccGCGGCTGCTGCAGACAGGGTCTGCCTCTGCCCTGCTACCCACGCTGCTTCCTGGGTGCTGGGGTCCTAATGCCTTGGCCACCTCCCCTCCTgacccccttctcctcccacaggTGCGCTTCAGCCCCAACCTGGACTCGCATGGCTGGCTGGTGTCGGGTGGGCAGGCAGGCATCGTTCGGGCACACTGCCTGGTGGGACTGGCCTCTGGCGTGGGCCACCAGCTGCTGCCGGAGTGTCGTGCCCGCTTCAGCAACCTTTATGGGGACAAgcctggcagccccagccctgccgagCAATCCCTGCTGCCGGCAGAGTAGCATGGTGGATCCCTTGTGCTGCTGCCAGACGTGCTCACCCTGGGCAGGAGCTTGGGCTGGGGGCAGGCTGTGCTGTCCAGCGGGGCTGTGTGCCCCCTCAAGGTGCTTCTTACCCTCTGGGCCCCTACCTTGGGGGCGGGACGGCTGCTCCTGGCTGTTCACCTGGGATCGTGCTCCGGGCCCAGAAGGATCTTTTTGCGCTGTTTGGTCTGAGCTggtgcaggggtggggggcagtgggaCTGGTGCATGTCCCTGGCTTGAGCTGTGGGTCTTGGGGCCTGACGCTGGGGAAGCATCCGTAGGCCCCCACCTGTGTGGGGCTGTGCTTGCTCTTGCCTCCCGCCCCATGTTgccagctgccccctccccatgcaggtgcaggcaggggtgctggggggatcAGCCTTGTCCTGGGCAGGGCAGATGGGGCTGGCAGGGGTGCCAGGAGCTCTGAAGTTGCTCACATTGAGCCTGTGTTCAGCTGTGCAGTAAATGTGGTTTGTTTTGTAAAGGCTGGTTGTGGTGCTGGCTTGGGTCCACAGGCACTGGTGCCTGGGGTGGCCATCTCGGTGCTGCCCTGGGGCCCAGCTCTGGCCGCACTCTGCCCCTCGCAGGGGGCTGGGGccgtcccccctccccactcccctcctggctgcctgcaccgctgctgctgctctccaacAAGTTTATTGGCGGCTGCGGGCTCTGCCACTGCCCGCTGGACTCCTTGCACAAAGACGTGGACAGACACACACTCCATGGGTGCAACAGACACAGACTCACGAGGGTGGGAATGGATCAGGCCAAAGCACGGCAGGATCCGGCCCGTGACCGGGCTGGGCGGCAGGGAGCAAAGACAGGGAAGCCGGCGCTCAGGGCTGAGCTCTGGGCTCTGGCTGCTGTCTCCCCGCTCCTGGgtgggtgcagcagcagcagctcccacgggcccccctgcagcccgggcagcAGCAAGCCCATGGCCACTGGGGCTGTGGGACAGCCCCTGTGGCCATGGGGGAACGGGAGCATCTGGTGCCAAGGCTGGGTCTGGGCTCCAACAGCCGCCAGGGAtgtcccctcccttccctgcgcCCTTGAGCAGCTGCAGTGGCTCCCTCCTGTCCCCTCTCCTGCAGGGGACAACAGGGCTCCGTGGGGGGACGTGTGTGGGGCAGGATCCCCCCTCCTCCTTTGGGGCTGGTCCCAGCAGGCCTGGGGCTGTGGCAGACCCAGTCACCTGGGGGTGGAGGCTCGTGGGGCAGTCCCTGTGCTGCAGGGGCCAggctgcgtgtgtgtgtctgtgtgtgcccCCCCACCTGGGACCCTGCCTGCTCAGGGGCACTGTCCCACCCCAGGGCTCTGCAGCAACGGGGCGGGTGCGGCACAGGCACAGGAGCCCAAGGactgtccctgcccctgcccctgcccctgctcctgcacCGCACCCCCAGCTCCAGGGACAGCTCCCGTTCGCCTGCAGGGTGGGGGGGCCAGGGCCAGGCCTGACCCAGCTCCACAGCAGCTGAGGGTCTCAGGCACGGGGATCCTGGCAGTGCTGGCAGGCTGCCATCTCCTCCTGGTACCGCTCCACCTGCACCGTGCATGAGGCAAAGCCGAACTTGCTCTGCAGCTGGGTGCTGGCTTCCCGCAGCACTGTCTCGGGGTCGGCGCTGGCCTCTGGGGATGGCAGGGCAGCGTGGCTCAGCCCCGGTGTACGGGCAGCTGGCGGGCCCCCCGGCCGTGCCCTGGGGGCTGCGTGAGCTGGCCGGGCTGTGTGTGGGAACACTTACCGACAGCCACGTGCACCGACACAGCATGGTGGCTCAGCGTCAGGGCCCAGAGGTGCAGGTCATGGGCGCCCTTCACCCCGCTCACCCCGAGCAGCACCTCCTTCACTGCGTCGAACTCAAGGCCCCGCGGTGTCCCTGCCAGCAATGCCTGGTCACGGaggggccagccccagccctggcccctgTCAAGGTCAGGGCTTGTGGTGGGAGCAGCCAGGTGTGGGGGCTTCCCCAGGCTGGGGATGGGGGCGCCAGGGTGAGGCAGCCTCTCACCATGGGGTGAGAGGCTGGGGCAGAGAGGATGGGCTGGGCGGGCTCAGGGGGGCAATGGAAGGACATAGGGATGGGATGGGTTGTGCCTGGGTGGGGAGCAGTGGTTGCGAGGGGGTGAGCTGCCAcgtggggaaggggctgtggcAGCCGCAGCCCCAAGGAGCTCCTGTGCTGCCCCGCCAGCCCGCCGTGCCCGTGGTCCTGCACCTTCCTCACCCATCACTCACCTTCCATGAGGACTCTGAAGACATCCCTGAGGATGGTGAAGGTGGAGCCGAGGACGAAGACCGAGAAGAAGAGGGTGCTGATGGGGTCTGCGATCTTGCACTGGGGCTGCAGAGAGCAGGATCTGTGTGAGGCTGAGGGGGGCAGAGCCAAGCTGGGCACCCGGGTGTGGGGATGCCAGGGCCCCATTGTCCCATGGCACCCTGCACAGGGCTGAGGGAGTTGTTCCCATGGGCAGCAGAGGGGAGTCCAGCCCAGGCACCTTGAAGTAGATGATGGTGGCAGCCACGAGGACGCCAACGCTCTGCAGCAGGTCCCCCACCACGTGGACGAAGGCCGCGCGGACACTGGTGCTGCCAGGCAGGGCGGCATGGCCGGGTGGGCAGCCCCCAGTGCTCTCCAGCTGCTCATAGCCCCCTGCACCGTGGCTGTGGCCGGCGGGGGACTGATGCAGGATGTAGGCCatgctggggagagcaggggtgGCTCAGCACTGTGCTGGGCAGGGTGCAGGGGTCTCCGTGGCCCTGCCTGGAACTGCACACTGGCAGTGGTgccaggcagtgcaggcaaaggGGCCACAAGCAGGCACACTCAGGCCCCAGGAGGGTAGAGAGGTGTAGGGCAGAGTCCCACCATGGGGCAGGGCTggaagcagagcagggacagggcagcCGCAGCACTGCAGGGAGGCACGTGGGGCCAGGGCAGGGATTCAGGCCTGAGGCACATGCCAGGGCTCAGGCTGGGCATGGGGGCAGGGCTGAGGGGGTGCTGCTTGGGGGGTGGCCAGGGGATGTGGTCCCAGGGGATGTACGTACACGGGCTAGAAGCTGGGAGCGTatgggggacagggaatgggggggggggggggaggaagtgctTGGGGACATGAGGCTGGTGCACAGGGACAGGTGAcctggggccagggctgggggtcTTGGGGTACCAGGGGCACACATGGGGCAGAGGTGTGGGAGAGGAGGCCAGGGCTCAGGCTGGGGCTGTACGGGGGGATGCAGGTGTGCATAGCCCTGTGTGGGACATACACCAGGTTGATGCCAACGGCGCTGGCGGATGTAGCCAGCATGGCTCGCGCCTCAATCTCGTAGTCGTTGCTGACAATGCGGGCAGCCGCCAGGTAGACAAGAGCCCCGGTCACAACCCAGATGGAGAGGACAGAGGCCAGCGCACCCAGCGTCTCTGCGAGACAGCAGCCGTCAGTGCCCACCCTGGCTGGGGGGCTCCCGTGGAGCCGATCCCCACCCCAAGCTCACCTGAGCGGTGCCAGCCATAGCTCATGGTCTTGGTGGGTGGGCGGGTGGAGACCCAGAGGGAGAAGAGGCTGACGGACATGCTGCCCACATCCGTCAGCAGGTGGGCTGCATCCGTCATGATGGCCAGGCTGTGCGCCAGGTACCCGCCTGCagttgcagagcagctggcaccccctgccccggcagccccctgtccccatccccatccccatcccgctGTTACCTATCACCTCCCCGACCATGAAGATGCAGCAGATGGTGCAGGCAACGCTCAGCTGCCGGCGGGCCTGGAGCCTGCCCCGGCCAGGGCTGGGGactggggggctgcagcagcagtggggagccAGAGCCGGGGGCATCGTCGATGCCGGGGGGTCCTGGGAGCCTGCAAACAGACTGAGGGCGGGGGTCACTGCCAGCCACACTGGTTCCCGGTGCTCCTGCCCAGCATGCCCGGGGATCCTGGTAGCCACAGTCTGGCCCAGCTGCCCGGGGCTCCTGCTGGCCGGGCCACTGGAGAGCACTGGGCACACGGCGTCGCCCCTCCTGTCCCCGTCCCGTGCGACACCGGCGGGGTTCCCCAGCTCAGTCCCGGGTGGCCATGCTGTGTGCCTGGCCGAGCCTCGCCACCCCCGTCCCCGCCACCCCCGGCAACAAAGCCGGTGGCTGCGGTCCCCGCGGGCtgtgccccggccccggcccgctggCAGGTCCCGCTGCCGCACCGGGGTCCGCGGCCGGGCCGCCGGCGGGGCACTGGCAGGTTACGGGGGAGCCGGGCCCGCGGCGACCGAGCGCCCCCGTCGGGACGGGCAGCCacgggcccggcggcggctgcgggaggCAGCGCGGAGCTCCCGGTGGGGTCGGGGTGATGCTCGGGGGGcgacccggccccggccgcctccCCCCGGCTGCGTGGCGGCGCCGAGGGGAGCCCGGACGGGGATGTGGGGGTAGCGGGGCCGGGGCCAGTGGCGGTGCGGGAGCCGGTGCCTGCGGCGGAGGTGTCGGTAGGACCGGGGTGTCGCGTCTGGGACCGGGCGCTGGTACGGGGACCTGAGGCGTGGGAACCGGGGCGGCGGAgacggggggcgggcggggggccggTGCCGAGGCGCAGGGCGCTGATGCGTGGGGCACCAGTGCGGGAGAGGGGATAGACGGTACCGGTGCGGAGAGGTGATGGATGGACGGTACCGGTGCGGGTGGGTGACGTTTGGGCGCCGGTACCAGTCGGACGGGGGGAGCGAGGCTGCTGCACGGGTGGGGGTGCTGGTTCCGCTTGAACGGAGGTGCCGGTACCAGGGAGGGGACGCGTGCCGGTGTCAGGGGACGAGGGTGCCGGTGCACGGCCGGTCGGGGCTGGCTCGGGGTCTGCGGAGGTGCTGATGTCCGTGACAGATGGGTGAAGGCGCGGGGGCTGGGAGTGGTTAGGGACGTGCCGGGGGGGGATGCCTCTGTCGGGGGGGTGGGATGCGTGGGAACTGGGCAGTGCTGGACGTGCGGGGGCTTGCgggtccggggaggggggggagctgGCGCTgccggggggtgccgggggcgCCAGTGCCGGGGTGTGCGGGTACCGGGCAGGCCGGGGGagccgggggcggtggggggtgATGGAGATGCCGGGAGTGATGGGGGACCCGGTGCCGGCAGTGCGGGTGCGGGGGTGATCGGGGGCTGCAGATGCAGGGGATGATGGAGGTGGTGGTGCCAGGGGTCGCCGGGGGCACTGGGGGGATGGTGCTAGCAGGGAGCGATGGGGTGccgggggtggcggtgccagggGTGCCaagggtgatgggggtgccggggcgaTGGGGATGCCGTGATGGAGGTGCTGAGGGTGCCAGGGCGATGGGGTGC
The Accipiter gentilis chromosome 16, bAccGen1.1, whole genome shotgun sequence DNA segment above includes these coding regions:
- the SLC30A3 gene encoding probable proton-coupled zinc antiporter SLC30A3 translates to MESPTGTESARLVSPRGGRADGSLRLKSLFAGSQDPPASTMPPALAPHCCCSPPVPSPGRGRLQARRQLSVACTICCIFMVGEVIGGYLAHSLAIMTDAAHLLTDVGSMSVSLFSLWVSTRPPTKTMSYGWHRSETLGALASVLSIWVVTGALVYLAAARIVSNDYEIEARAMLATSASAVGINLVMAYILHQSPAGHSHGAGGYEQLESTGGCPPGHAALPGSTSVRAAFVHVVGDLLQSVGVLVAATIIYFKPQCKIADPISTLFFSVFVLGSTFTILRDVFRVLMEGTPRGLEFDAVKEVLLGVSGVKGAHDLHLWALTLSHHAVSVHVAVEASADPETVLREASTQLQSKFGFASCTVQVERYQEEMAACQHCQDPRA